The Victivallis sp. Marseille-Q1083 DNA window AAAATATCTTATTTCTGTCTGAGACTCCTGCCCACACAATGCCTTAACTGGTGAACATGTCTGAGTAGTAACAGTCTGAGGAATTCCTTGTTGTGATACAAAATAAGCTTTGGTATCCACCCCCAAGAACAGCAATATAAGTAATATATAATTCTTTATTTTCATAAACATATTCCTTGCGATTTACAAATTTATCAACATATCAAACTAACACTTTATTTTGATTATATCCTCTTAAGCCATCTACTTATATTTTTCTCCTGATTTCACTAGAACAATGTGCATTCTGCGAAATACATTAAATTATTTATTTTTAACTATTTACAATGCATTGAAATTTGAAAAATCCTCCAACTGAAATTATATTGTAATCTTCTAGCAATCAAAATCATAACTCCAGAAGGAGGAATAAAAACCAATGCAACTATCTTTATTCTGCGATTATCGCGGGTACGCCAACTCCAAATACGAGAGCCTGTTTCTTGCGCTGGAAGAATCTCATACTAGTGTCGCTAAGAAGAAAGGTCCTGGTCGTATCGGCTATGGAGATTTGGCTTACCTCAAAGCATACGTTTACAAGCACGCGGAGGAAATCAAAAGCATTCCGGAGCTCTTGCGCAATCTGCAACGGAATCCGGTGATCTGCGAAATGATCGGTTTCCAGTATGATTCGCTGCCGGACTCGTCCCGTTTTTATACATTCCTGAGCAAGACAAAAAACTCCGAAATCCAGGCGATTCATCATGCGGCGGTTCAGTCGCTGATCGGCGGCGGCGTGGTTTCGCTTGACGTCCTGATCGTCGATTCCAAACCGGTCATGGCCAATACCAAGCACAACAATCCCAAAAATCCGAGTCGCTCATTGGATAAAGAGGATAAAATCCCCCGCAATCCCAAAGCGACTCTCGGCTATTATTCTTACTTGAAACAGCCATTCGGCACGGGCAAGCAATTCAGCTTTTTCTGGGGCTTCCGGACGCACGTATTGGTCTCCGAAGAAGGCGTTCCGCTGGTCGAAATCACCAAGCCGACCAACATCTCCGACGAACAGATTGCGCACTCGCTCTTACGCAAACTCAAACGGGTCTACGGACAGAAGAAAGGCCGAGTTTTTATCGCCGATTCCGCCTATGACCACCGCCAATTCTACGACTTTATCAAGGACGAAATCAAAGGCCAAGCATGCATCCCAATCAATCCGCGCAACCAGCAAGCGGCCAA harbors:
- a CDS encoding transposase — protein: MQLSLFCDYRGYANSKYESLFLALEESHTSVAKKKGPGRIGYGDLAYLKAYVYKHAEEIKSIPELLRNLQRNPVICEMIGFQYDSLPDSSRFYTFLSKTKNSEIQAIHHAAVQSLIGGGVVSLDVLIVDSKPVMANTKHNNPKNPSRSLDKEDKIPRNPKATLGYYSYLKQPFGTGKQFSFFWGFRTHVLVSEEGVPLVEITKPTNISDEQIAHSLLRKLKRVYGQKKGRVFIADSAYDHRQFYDFIKDEIKGQACIPINPRNQQAAKLLGEKGCPICPGGLEMKYSCITKSEGRTRKKFRCPIIAGTRPEKAELPGQCPCNHQRFCTGSRYGCTAYIDVTDDARAQVPRQSAWYKETYTKRTGVERYFSRLGSREVEQTTHFNYRAIRNQMSIAHLTLALTAVAAAFILEQPDKIRCYKSFADAA